The Paraburkholderia hospita genome includes a window with the following:
- a CDS encoding FAD-dependent oxidoreductase — protein sequence MSSDTSNESGPDLAQGVPIESLGGAGLLSGHVGNDAVLIARLGDEFFAIDAACTHYHGPLAEGLIVGGTVRCPWHHACFSLRTGEAVRAPALSPVACWSTEVRGDKVVVLHKKAPPAGSVSAPAGAPQKIVIVGAGAAGFAAAERLRRLGYVGSLTMLSDDEAPPVDRPNLSKDYLAGSAPEEWVPLRDDAFYADQRIDLRLKAGVVRLHVAAQEVEFADGSKVPYDRLLLATGAEAVRLPIRGMDLPHVHTLRSLADCRAIIARAASARRAVVMGASFIGLEVAVSLRARGLEVHVVAPEQRPMERVLGPQMGDFLQRLHQEHGVVFHLGNTASAIDTQQVSLKAGGNVEADLVVVGVGVRPRLALAEQAGLAIDRGVMVDACLQTSAPRVFAAGDIARWPDPHSGAAIRVEHWVVAQRQGQTAAMNLIGGHEKFDAVPFFWSQHYDVPINYVGHADSWDEISVDGNIAGRDCVLRYKRDGRVVAAASIYRDAESLRAEVEMERDSP from the coding sequence ATGAGCAGTGATACATCGAATGAAAGCGGTCCTGATCTGGCGCAGGGCGTGCCCATCGAATCGCTCGGCGGAGCTGGCCTGTTGTCAGGTCACGTCGGTAATGACGCGGTGCTGATTGCACGGCTCGGTGATGAATTCTTCGCTATTGACGCTGCCTGTACTCACTACCACGGCCCGCTCGCCGAAGGGTTGATCGTCGGGGGCACGGTACGGTGCCCATGGCATCACGCCTGCTTCAGCCTGCGCACGGGGGAAGCGGTGCGGGCTCCGGCTCTGAGCCCTGTCGCGTGCTGGTCCACGGAGGTTCGGGGCGACAAGGTTGTCGTTCTGCACAAAAAAGCTCCACCTGCCGGTTCGGTGTCCGCGCCGGCCGGAGCGCCACAGAAGATCGTCATCGTCGGCGCAGGGGCTGCAGGTTTCGCCGCTGCTGAGCGTCTGCGGCGCCTCGGCTACGTGGGCAGTCTCACGATGCTGAGCGACGACGAGGCGCCGCCCGTGGACCGGCCAAATCTCTCCAAGGACTATTTGGCCGGCAGCGCGCCTGAGGAGTGGGTGCCGCTTCGCGACGACGCTTTCTACGCAGATCAACGCATTGATCTGCGGCTGAAGGCCGGCGTCGTACGCCTTCACGTCGCCGCGCAGGAAGTGGAGTTCGCGGATGGGAGCAAGGTGCCCTACGACCGTTTACTGCTAGCCACGGGAGCCGAAGCGGTTCGCTTGCCGATCCGCGGCATGGATTTGCCGCATGTGCATACCCTTCGCTCGCTGGCCGACTGCCGCGCCATCATCGCTCGCGCGGCGAGCGCGCGACGCGCGGTCGTGATGGGGGCTAGCTTCATCGGACTGGAAGTGGCGGTGTCATTGCGCGCGCGTGGACTAGAAGTACACGTCGTGGCGCCAGAGCAGCGTCCGATGGAACGTGTGCTTGGGCCACAGATGGGTGACTTCTTGCAGCGGTTGCATCAGGAACACGGCGTCGTCTTCCACCTCGGGAACACCGCCAGCGCGATCGACACGCAGCAGGTATCGCTTAAAGCGGGCGGCAACGTGGAGGCCGATTTGGTGGTCGTCGGCGTCGGCGTGCGGCCACGCCTGGCGCTGGCCGAGCAAGCCGGCCTCGCGATCGACCGCGGCGTGATGGTCGATGCCTGCTTGCAGACAAGCGCGCCTCGCGTCTTCGCTGCTGGCGACATCGCTCGCTGGCCGGATCCGCACAGCGGCGCGGCCATTCGCGTGGAGCATTGGGTTGTCGCTCAACGCCAGGGACAAACGGCGGCGATGAACTTGATTGGCGGACATGAGAAGTTTGACGCCGTGCCATTCTTCTGGAGCCAGCACTACGATGTCCCGATCAACTATGTCGGGCACGCGGACAGCTGGGATGAGATCTCGGTTGACGGCAATATTGCAGGACGCGACTGTGTGTTGCGCTACAAGCGAGACGGACGTGTCGTCGCCGCGGCCTCTATCTATCGCGATGCAGAAAGTCTGCGGGCAGAAGTCGAGATGGAGCGCGACTCACCTTGA
- a CDS encoding ead/Ea22-like family protein — MSISIIIQEDSRSMNIDTNKLREIAKRATPGPWKWWTGNSAKRLTAGRGPDGGVLHTTMVRRDHADVACGVAHVDHISAVDPTTVLALLDQVERLQFENAQLSALIDIPELHDLAKSVVLEATHQ; from the coding sequence ATGTCAATCTCCATCATCATTCAGGAAGACTCTCGCAGCATGAACATTGACACGAACAAGCTGCGTGAGATTGCCAAGCGCGCGACGCCGGGACCGTGGAAATGGTGGACTGGTAATAGCGCTAAGCGCCTCACTGCGGGGCGCGGCCCCGACGGCGGCGTACTGCATACGACTATGGTACGCCGAGACCATGCCGACGTCGCTTGCGGCGTTGCCCACGTGGACCACATATCAGCTGTCGACCCTACAACGGTCCTGGCCCTGCTCGATCAGGTCGAAAGGCTTCAGTTTGAGAATGCGCAACTGTCGGCGCTCATCGACATACCCGAGTTGCACGACCTCGCGAAGTCGGTCGTGCTCGAGGCCACTCATCAGTAA
- the fusA gene encoding elongation factor G: MAATSVPIAGIRNIGVIAHIDAGKTTITDRILFHTGRTHRLGSVDSGTTVTDWMVQERERGITIVAAAISARWRDCMINLIDTPGHIDFTAEVQRSLRVLDGAVVVFDAVHGVQPQSETVWRQADRYRVPRLCFINKMDRIGADFERAVASVRERLGVPVACLQMPVGHEAAFEGEVDLLSMQLLRWGAAQEGKPECGPVPAEYRAAAEVARQRLIESVAEADDELLSLYLAGGDIGTEPLRAALRRATLANRLFPVCCGAALRDIGVQPLLDCVVDFLPSPLDIGEVQGIDPDSGLTICLAPRDEEPLAALVFKIVNDPYVGHLAYARIYSGMVRAGMALHNATRNRKERAGRLLRMYANHRENVEALHAGEIGAFLGLNQIYTGDTLCHAERPVTLETITFPEPVLRATVEPKTLAEHGRMAEALRQLTDEDPTLQLSIDEDSGQLLIAAMGELHLEIMLDRLEREYGVAAKMGRPRVAYKETMTRAVAAEEGRFVHQTGGHGQYGHVILSLHPGARGSGMRFENAITGGAVPRQFIPAVEQGVRDAAEIGALAGYPVTDIEVRLEGGSSHSVDSSEFAYRAAAIQACRAAFSKGRMVLLEPMFRIEVLVPTEYTGVALAQLGARRAEIEAVAPRPGGVEAIAGRVPLAEMFGYVTELRSVTQGRGLYSMEFDHYAEVELEVAGVSSRS; encoded by the coding sequence GTGGCTGCAACCTCCGTGCCGATCGCCGGCATCCGCAACATCGGCGTCATTGCCCACATCGACGCTGGCAAGACCACCATTACCGACCGGATTCTCTTTCACACGGGACGTACCCATCGCCTGGGCTCGGTCGACAGCGGCACGACGGTGACCGACTGGATGGTCCAGGAGCGCGAACGCGGCATCACGATCGTGGCGGCGGCCATCAGCGCGCGGTGGCGCGACTGCATGATCAACCTGATCGATACCCCGGGGCATATCGATTTCACCGCCGAAGTGCAGCGCTCGCTACGGGTGCTGGATGGCGCCGTGGTGGTATTTGATGCCGTGCATGGCGTCCAGCCGCAAAGCGAGACGGTATGGCGGCAGGCCGATCGCTACCGGGTGCCGCGGCTGTGCTTCATTAACAAAATGGATCGCATCGGGGCCGACTTCGAACGCGCGGTGGCCAGCGTGCGTGAGCGCCTCGGTGTGCCGGTGGCGTGCCTGCAAATGCCTGTCGGCCACGAAGCGGCGTTCGAAGGCGAGGTCGATCTGCTGTCGATGCAACTGCTGCGCTGGGGGGCTGCGCAGGAAGGAAAGCCGGAATGCGGTCCCGTACCGGCTGAATATCGTGCGGCGGCCGAGGTCGCGCGGCAGCGCCTGATCGAGTCCGTTGCCGAGGCTGACGATGAACTGCTCTCGCTTTATTTGGCCGGCGGCGACATCGGGACGGAGCCGTTACGCGCGGCGCTGCGCCGTGCCACGCTCGCCAATCGCCTGTTTCCGGTTTGCTGTGGCGCCGCGTTACGGGATATCGGCGTGCAACCGCTGCTGGACTGCGTGGTCGATTTTCTGCCGTCACCGCTCGATATCGGCGAGGTACAGGGAATCGATCCCGACAGCGGCCTCACGATCTGCCTGGCGCCGCGCGACGAAGAACCGCTCGCGGCGCTGGTTTTCAAGATCGTCAACGATCCCTACGTCGGCCACCTGGCCTATGCGCGCATCTATTCGGGCATGGTCCGCGCCGGCATGGCGCTGCACAATGCCACCCGTAACCGCAAGGAGCGGGCCGGGCGCCTGCTGCGCATGTATGCCAATCACCGCGAAAACGTCGAGGCGCTGCACGCCGGGGAAATTGGTGCGTTTCTCGGCCTGAATCAGATCTATACGGGCGATACGCTGTGCCACGCGGAACGCCCCGTAACGCTGGAAACAATCACTTTCCCGGAGCCAGTCCTGCGGGCCACGGTAGAGCCGAAAACGCTCGCCGAGCATGGCCGCATGGCCGAGGCGTTACGCCAGTTGACCGACGAGGATCCGACCCTTCAACTGAGCATCGATGAAGACAGCGGCCAGTTGCTGATTGCCGCCATGGGCGAACTCCACCTCGAAATCATGCTGGACAGGTTGGAGCGCGAATACGGTGTAGCGGCGAAAATGGGGCGGCCGCGCGTGGCCTACAAGGAAACCATGACGCGCGCAGTGGCGGCTGAGGAGGGGCGTTTCGTCCACCAAACTGGCGGGCATGGCCAATACGGCCATGTGATTCTTTCGCTGCACCCCGGCGCGCGCGGCTCGGGCATGCGATTCGAAAACGCAATCACCGGCGGGGCTGTGCCGCGCCAGTTCATCCCGGCGGTGGAGCAGGGTGTGCGCGATGCCGCCGAAATCGGAGCACTGGCAGGCTATCCCGTCACCGACATCGAGGTGCGTCTCGAAGGCGGTTCCAGCCATTCTGTCGATTCGAGCGAATTCGCTTACCGCGCCGCGGCCATCCAGGCATGCCGCGCGGCGTTCAGTAAGGGGCGGATGGTGCTGCTTGAACCGATGTTCCGCATCGAGGTGCTGGTGCCGACTGAGTACACTGGGGTCGCGCTGGCGCAGCTCGGCGCCCGCCGCGCCGAGATTGAAGCGGTGGCGCCGCGCCCGGGCGGTGTGGAAGCGATTGCCGGCCGAGTGCCTCTCGCCGAAATGTTCGGCTACGTTACTGAATTGCGCTCGGTCACCCAGGGCCGCGGACTGTATTCCATGGAGTTCGACCACTATGCGGAGGTCGAGCTTGAGGTGGCTGGCGTGTCGTCCCGGAGTTAA
- a CDS encoding BON domain-containing protein: MKQVLAAFERESHLILQNHLIHMSFSGGTLTVAGEVPDIASRKRIIHLAHSLSGAAELVDHLRVRVESPFGDGAMRDSVCERHLQAVDFRNCVICARVKGQVEILRGTMDAAGNDDGSGAIEVTVQHGVVTLTGQVISLSHKRLAGVFAWWAGSCRQVVNLLDVFPAEEDNDDGITDALHLVLEIDPCVDADQITIKSLNHTVTLEGWVSSEAERRRAEQDAWYLDAIDQVVNRIDVRA; this comes from the coding sequence TTGAAGCAGGTACTGGCGGCCTTTGAGCGCGAATCGCACCTGATCCTGCAAAACCATCTCATCCATATGAGTTTCAGCGGCGGCACCTTGACCGTAGCTGGCGAGGTGCCGGATATCGCATCCAGGAAGCGCATCATCCATTTGGCGCACTCGCTCAGCGGTGCGGCGGAGTTGGTAGACCACCTGCGCGTGAGAGTCGAGTCGCCGTTCGGTGACGGGGCCATGCGCGACAGTGTGTGCGAGCGGCACTTGCAAGCCGTGGACTTTCGCAACTGCGTGATCTGTGCGCGCGTCAAGGGGCAGGTGGAAATACTGCGCGGCACCATGGACGCGGCAGGTAACGACGATGGCAGCGGCGCCATCGAAGTCACCGTTCAGCACGGCGTGGTGACGCTGACGGGACAAGTGATCAGCCTGTCCCACAAACGCCTGGCCGGGGTGTTCGCCTGGTGGGCCGGCAGTTGCCGCCAAGTGGTGAACCTGCTGGACGTGTTTCCAGCCGAGGAAGACAACGACGACGGAATCACCGACGCCCTACACCTGGTGTTGGAAATCGATCCCTGCGTGGATGCCGACCAGATCACGATCAAGTCGCTGAACCACACGGTGACACTCGAGGGTTGGGTGTCGAGCGAGGCCGAGCGCAGACGGGCGGAACAAGACGCCTGGTACCTGGACGCGATCGACCAGGTCGTCAACCGCATCGACGTGCGGGCCTGA
- a CDS encoding DUF1643 domain-containing protein, producing the protein MSAIISPCGTYRYLLKRHAESMSPMKSTALFVMLNPSTADSRFDDPTIRRCRGFAKLWDCNGLAVANLYALRSTDPVALWSHPDPVGPDNDDYLWNFARVCGDVVCAWGSNAKPERAARVASILIDAGARLWCLGTTKDGSPRHPLYVRSDQPLIEWRPIAASAEK; encoded by the coding sequence ATGAGCGCAATCATCAGCCCTTGCGGCACGTATCGCTACCTGCTGAAGCGTCATGCCGAATCGATGTCGCCGATGAAATCTACGGCGCTGTTCGTCATGCTGAACCCGAGCACGGCGGATTCAAGGTTCGACGATCCGACGATCCGCCGCTGCCGGGGCTTCGCGAAGCTGTGGGACTGCAACGGCCTAGCTGTGGCGAACCTGTACGCGCTGCGCTCGACTGACCCTGTGGCGCTGTGGTCGCACCCCGATCCAGTCGGCCCCGACAACGACGACTACCTATGGAACTTCGCGCGCGTATGCGGTGACGTCGTGTGCGCGTGGGGATCGAATGCCAAGCCTGAGCGCGCCGCTCGCGTCGCCAGCATCTTGATCGACGCCGGCGCGCGACTGTGGTGCCTCGGCACAACCAAGGACGGATCGCCGCGTCACCCCCTATATGTCCGCTCCGATCAACCGCTGATCGAGTGGCGTCCTATCGCGGCATCCGCAGAGAAGTGA
- a CDS encoding class I SAM-dependent methyltransferase, translated as MKLHPHDVEKIASLTLEHYNLRAEDFREGTRDHDVSQNIAALLSHIEGEPPFTILDFGCGPGRDLKVFAALGHVAIGLDGAERFASMARTDTGCDVWQQDFLKLDLPDGRFDGVFANASLFHVPSQELPRVLRQLQATLKPGGVLFSSNPRGANEEGWNRGRYGAYHDLQTWRRVMSGAGFVELDHYYRPAGLPREQQPWLASVWRRPVS; from the coding sequence ATGAAACTCCATCCGCACGACGTGGAAAAAATCGCCTCCCTGACGCTGGAGCACTACAACCTGCGCGCCGAGGATTTCCGCGAAGGAACCCGCGACCACGATGTCAGCCAGAACATCGCCGCACTATTGAGCCATATCGAAGGCGAACCGCCTTTCACGATTCTCGATTTTGGCTGCGGGCCCGGGCGCGATCTCAAGGTATTCGCCGCGCTCGGCCATGTCGCGATCGGACTGGACGGCGCCGAGCGCTTCGCCTCGATGGCGCGCACCGACACCGGGTGCGACGTGTGGCAACAGGATTTCCTCAAGCTCGATCTGCCGGACGGGCGCTTCGATGGTGTATTCGCCAACGCGTCGCTGTTTCATGTGCCGAGCCAGGAATTGCCGCGCGTCTTGCGGCAATTGCAGGCCACGCTGAAGCCCGGCGGCGTGCTGTTCAGTTCCAACCCGCGCGGCGCGAACGAGGAAGGCTGGAATCGCGGCCGCTACGGCGCTTACCACGATCTTCAAACGTGGCGCCGTGTCATGTCGGGCGCCGGGTTCGTCGAACTCGATCACTATTACCGGCCCGCAGGCTTGCCGCGTGAGCAGCAGCCGTGGCTGGCCAGCGTGTGGCGCAGGCCAGTATCGTGA
- a CDS encoding S1 family peptidase: MIESILLVASRVSTFEGQRLLTNASGFFFERDERLFLVTSRHVVIDEPSKHFPDRLEIELHVDPDNMAGSTRFSIPLYRNGKSIWRQGLDTAGEIDVAVIELERSALPRRMAYRAFTPAHLHGSLDQVEVGSSLLVVGFPLGFHDTLHHLPVVRQAVIASSFGMRFQGKGYFLTDARTHRGTSGAPVVKRLAGGNPALGDLPWMLLGVHSARLDVGSRDVELDEALGLNCAWYADILLTLTEGPALARSMPATPDR, encoded by the coding sequence ATGATCGAATCCATTCTGCTTGTCGCTTCGCGCGTCTCCACCTTCGAGGGTCAGCGGCTGTTGACGAATGCCAGTGGCTTTTTCTTCGAACGCGATGAACGGCTGTTCCTGGTCACCAGCCGGCACGTCGTGATCGACGAACCCAGCAAGCACTTCCCTGATCGCCTCGAGATCGAGCTGCACGTCGACCCGGACAACATGGCGGGATCCACCAGGTTCTCGATTCCGCTGTACCGCAACGGCAAGAGCATCTGGCGCCAGGGGCTCGACACCGCGGGCGAAATAGACGTGGCGGTGATCGAGCTCGAGCGCTCGGCGCTGCCCCGGCGGATGGCCTACCGTGCCTTCACGCCCGCTCACCTGCATGGGTCGCTCGACCAGGTGGAGGTCGGCTCCTCGCTGCTGGTCGTGGGCTTTCCGCTCGGCTTCCATGACACGCTGCATCACCTGCCAGTCGTGCGCCAGGCGGTCATCGCGTCTTCATTCGGCATGCGATTCCAGGGCAAGGGGTACTTCCTGACCGATGCGCGTACCCACCGGGGCACCAGCGGGGCACCCGTCGTCAAGCGCTTGGCCGGCGGAAATCCGGCGCTGGGCGACCTGCCGTGGATGCTGCTCGGCGTTCACTCGGCGCGGCTCGACGTGGGCTCGCGCGACGTGGAACTCGACGAGGCGCTCGGGCTGAACTGCGCCTGGTATGCCGACATCCTGCTGACGCTCACGGAAGGCCCGGCGCTGGCGCGTTCGATGCCAGCGACACCGGACCGCTGA
- a CDS encoding integrase core domain-containing protein, producing MIRKISAASARWGAPRILGELRKLGIEVAKSTEEKYRLRHPTPPSPTWKAFLRNHVRDFVSIDFLTVPTAGFRVLFVLVVLTHDRRQVNHFNVTENPTAHWTAQQIVEAFPCDSAYLVRDRDAIYGAPFWRHIGSMGVEQVLTAPRSPWQNPYVERLIGSIRRDCLDHVTVLNERHLRRILTRYFDYYHCWRTHLSLDMNCPDPRPVQPHDRGTVVEFPDVGGLHHHYERRAA from the coding sequence TTGATCCGCAAGATCTCGGCGGCCAGTGCCCGGTGGGGCGCGCCGCGCATCCTGGGCGAGTTACGCAAGCTCGGCATCGAGGTGGCGAAGTCGACCGAGGAGAAGTATCGCCTGCGCCACCCCACACCGCCCTCACCGACCTGGAAGGCGTTCCTGAGAAACCACGTCCGCGATTTCGTATCGATCGATTTCCTCACTGTGCCGACGGCAGGCTTCAGGGTGCTGTTCGTGCTGGTGGTCCTCACACATGACAGGCGCCAGGTCAATCACTTCAATGTCACGGAGAATCCGACCGCGCACTGGACGGCTCAACAGATCGTCGAGGCTTTCCCCTGCGATAGCGCGTACCTCGTCCGGGATCGCGATGCGATCTATGGCGCGCCCTTTTGGCGACACATCGGGAGCATGGGCGTCGAACAGGTTCTCACCGCCCCTCGCAGCCCATGGCAGAATCCGTACGTCGAACGCCTGATCGGCAGCATCCGGCGAGACTGCCTGGATCACGTCACTGTCCTGAACGAACGCCACCTGCGGCGCATCCTCACCCGGTACTTCGACTACTACCATTGTTGGCGTACACACCTGTCGTTGGACATGAATTGTCCCGACCCGAGACCAGTGCAGCCGCACGATCGCGGCACGGTCGTCGAATTCCCGGATGTTGGCGGCTTGCATCACCATTACGAGCGACGGGCAGCATAA
- a CDS encoding 2OG-Fe(II) oxygenase, whose protein sequence is MDAIHDHGWSEQDNFFPPDLTLALALECAALATAGTLTLARVGQGAARSLQPDVRGDRIQWLEAGQSEARDRYLAIMEMLRIALNRRLFLGLEEYESHFAYYAPGASYLQHRDQLRDDDSRTVSVIVYLNADWLPEHGGALRLHPEGLSTQDISPVGSRIAVFLSADMLHEVLPATRDRMSLTGWFRRRS, encoded by the coding sequence GTGGATGCCATTCATGACCATGGCTGGTCGGAACAGGACAATTTTTTTCCACCGGATTTGACGCTCGCGCTGGCGTTGGAATGTGCAGCGCTTGCGACAGCCGGAACGCTCACATTGGCGCGTGTCGGCCAGGGCGCGGCGCGTTCGCTCCAGCCTGATGTGCGCGGCGACCGGATTCAGTGGCTGGAGGCGGGCCAGTCCGAAGCCCGCGACCGGTATCTCGCGATCATGGAAATGCTGCGTATCGCGTTGAATCGCCGGCTCTTTCTGGGACTCGAAGAATACGAAAGCCACTTCGCGTACTACGCCCCGGGCGCTTCGTATCTGCAACACCGCGATCAACTTCGTGACGACGATAGTCGCACGGTGTCCGTTATCGTCTATCTGAATGCGGACTGGCTGCCTGAGCACGGCGGCGCGTTGCGGCTGCATCCAGAGGGCTTGAGCACGCAGGACATTTCGCCGGTCGGCAGCCGGATCGCAGTGTTTCTATCCGCCGACATGCTGCACGAAGTATTGCCCGCGACGCGCGACCGCATGTCGCTCACGGGATGGTTTAGACGTCGCTCGTGA
- a CDS encoding TraR/DksA family transcriptional regulator, with product MITLTCSELGLLQQRLCERRRELLATLRGEYGDLAGARPPEELGPESHPDETASRKASVHLRTALARHDFDELQQIDAALARIAAGRYGACVDCGDPIGYERLVAAPYTARCVSCQTAFEQHRATRQ from the coding sequence ATGATCACCCTCACCTGTTCCGAACTCGGGCTGTTACAACAAAGGCTCTGCGAGCGCCGTCGTGAGCTGCTGGCGACGCTGCGCGGCGAATACGGCGATCTCGCCGGAGCACGGCCGCCCGAAGAGCTGGGCCCCGAGTCGCATCCCGACGAGACCGCATCGCGCAAAGCGAGCGTTCACTTGCGCACTGCGCTCGCGCGGCACGATTTCGACGAACTGCAGCAGATCGACGCGGCGCTGGCACGCATCGCTGCCGGCCGCTACGGGGCATGCGTCGATTGCGGCGACCCGATCGGTTATGAGCGGCTTGTCGCCGCGCCCTACACGGCCCGCTGCGTTTCATGCCAGACGGCGTTCGAACAACACCGCGCCACCCGTCAATAG
- a CDS encoding plasmid pRiA4b ORF-3 family protein produces the protein MDEEPGVGIYRLQVWLRQISPMIWRRLLVRSDSTITDLHYILQIAFGWSDEHLNRFHIHGQDYGVYHDGGIGFSTDPAHVRLGDFRFRVNERFLYEYDLNDGWEHQVRVEARLGLEEKRIYPCCIGGKRRAPPEDCGGPHAFVTRRDEVPLAVEELIEDIRDDLDANDLESIRNRIGDIDELREWLTRDSFDRRAVNHRLKQYATHDESRMWQQKGADREDSNTGGD, from the coding sequence ATGGACGAAGAACCAGGCGTCGGGATTTATCGGCTCCAGGTATGGCTTCGCCAGATCAGTCCGATGATCTGGCGACGGCTTCTGGTGCGCAGCGACAGCACGATCACCGATCTGCACTACATCCTCCAGATCGCGTTTGGCTGGAGCGACGAGCATCTGAACCGTTTTCATATCCATGGCCAGGACTACGGCGTATACCACGACGGTGGAATCGGCTTCTCAACCGATCCAGCACACGTCCGGTTGGGCGATTTCCGCTTTCGTGTCAACGAACGGTTTCTCTACGAATACGATTTGAACGATGGATGGGAACATCAGGTGCGCGTGGAGGCGCGCCTGGGGCTGGAGGAGAAACGCATCTATCCGTGCTGCATTGGTGGCAAGCGCCGAGCGCCGCCAGAGGACTGCGGCGGCCCGCATGCCTTCGTGACCCGCCGTGACGAAGTCCCGTTGGCAGTCGAGGAATTGATCGAAGATATCCGGGACGACCTCGACGCCAACGATCTGGAATCGATTCGCAATCGGATCGGAGACATCGACGAGTTGCGCGAATGGCTGACCCGGGACAGCTTCGACCGGCGCGCGGTCAACCACCGGCTCAAGCAATACGCAACGCACGACGAATCCCGGATGTGGCAGCAGAAAGGAGCTGACCGTGAAGATTCGAATACAGGTGGTGATTGA
- a CDS encoding ISKra4 family transposase codes for MKIRIQVVIDAEDGEAEKIEDVARLERSSLRPEELGLTLAEARSLLRGMQQNTVTAQVGEYLARFASCPHCGRPRTHKGKHAIIYRTVFGKLNLASPRLYDCPCQKPGRHSSSPLAELLSMHTAPELLYLETRFASLMSYGLSVEVLSEVLPIADEITPATVRRQLHAVAERIESELGDEQFTFIEGCPNEWAKQPPPGPPLTVGLDGGYVHASDQKSRTEGWFEVIAGKSVKTGGSAKVFAFVNQYDEKPKRRLYEVLKSQGLQMNQQVVFMSDGGDTVRDLQTYLSPESEHLLDWFHITMRLTVMGQMVKGMVAELGPGDGDPATAALLADLKKHLESIKWNLWHGNVPHALQRIDEVDDGLEMLEKNPANKPKMLKAVREFRGYIVANQAFIPNYGDRYRHDETISTAFVESTVNYVVSKRFVKKQQMRWTQRGAHLLLQARAQVLNDDLRNTFGRWFPGMRAEPQAHWKEAA; via the coding sequence GTGAAGATTCGAATACAGGTGGTGATTGATGCCGAGGATGGCGAAGCGGAGAAAATCGAGGACGTCGCGCGGCTGGAACGGAGCTCGCTACGACCAGAGGAACTGGGCCTGACGCTTGCGGAGGCCAGGTCGCTGCTGCGCGGCATGCAGCAAAACACCGTCACCGCGCAGGTCGGGGAATACCTCGCGCGGTTTGCGAGCTGTCCGCACTGTGGCCGCCCTCGAACCCACAAGGGAAAACATGCCATCATCTATCGAACCGTGTTCGGCAAATTGAACCTTGCCAGTCCCCGGCTCTACGATTGTCCTTGCCAGAAGCCGGGCCGGCATAGTTCAAGCCCGCTAGCCGAACTGCTGAGCATGCATACGGCGCCGGAACTGCTGTATCTGGAAACCAGGTTTGCGTCGCTGATGTCCTATGGCCTGAGCGTCGAAGTGCTGAGCGAAGTCTTGCCCATCGCCGACGAAATCACCCCTGCGACGGTGCGGCGACAACTCCATGCCGTCGCGGAACGGATCGAGAGCGAGCTGGGCGATGAACAGTTCACGTTCATCGAAGGCTGTCCCAACGAGTGGGCGAAACAGCCGCCGCCGGGGCCGCCCTTGACGGTCGGCCTGGATGGCGGCTATGTTCACGCGTCGGACCAGAAATCCAGAACGGAGGGCTGGTTCGAAGTGATTGCTGGCAAGAGCGTCAAGACCGGAGGCAGCGCCAAGGTCTTTGCCTTCGTCAACCAGTACGATGAGAAACCCAAGCGCAGGTTGTACGAGGTGCTGAAATCACAGGGCCTGCAAATGAATCAGCAGGTCGTGTTCATGTCGGACGGCGGCGACACCGTCCGCGATCTGCAAACGTATCTCAGCCCGGAATCCGAACATCTGCTGGATTGGTTTCACATCACGATGCGACTGACCGTCATGGGGCAGATGGTCAAGGGCATGGTGGCGGAACTGGGACCCGGCGACGGGGATCCGGCAACAGCCGCCCTTCTGGCCGATCTGAAAAAGCACCTGGAGAGCATCAAATGGAATCTCTGGCACGGCAACGTGCCGCATGCCCTGCAACGGATTGATGAGGTTGACGACGGTCTGGAAATGCTGGAAAAGAATCCGGCCAACAAGCCGAAAATGTTGAAAGCGGTGCGCGAGTTCCGCGGCTATATCGTGGCCAACCAGGCGTTCATCCCGAACTATGGTGACCGCTATCGGCACGACGAGACAATCTCAACGGCGTTCGTCGAATCCACCGTGAACTACGTGGTCAGCAAGCGCTTTGTGAAGAAACAGCAAATGCGCTGGACCCAGCGCGGCGCGCACCTGCTGCTTCAAGCCCGCGCGCAGGTTCTGAACGACGATTTACGCAACACGTTCGGACGATGGTTTCCGGGGATGAGAGCAGAGCCGCAGGCGCATTGGAAGGAGGCGGCATAG